One Romboutsia sp. 13368 genomic window carries:
- the sigG gene encoding RNA polymerase sporulation sigma factor SigG, producing the protein MQINKVEICGVNTSELPVLKNNQMMELLLKIKDGDEEARQEFVRGNLRLVLSVIQKFNNRGENIDDLFQIGCIGLIKAIDNFDLSQNVRFSTYAVPMIIGEIRRYLRDNNPIRVSRSLKDIAYKALQVRERLVRNNAKEPTVSEIAKELELQVEDVVMALDAIQDPISLFDPVYQDNGDAIFVMDQVQDKKDTDENWLQEIALKEAIKKLNSREKLVLDLRFYKGRTQIEVADEIGISQAQVSRIEKNALKNMKKYI; encoded by the coding sequence ATGCAAATAAATAAAGTTGAAATCTGTGGTGTAAATACATCTGAGCTTCCAGTTCTTAAAAATAATCAAATGATGGAACTTCTTTTGAAAATAAAAGATGGAGATGAAGAAGCAAGACAAGAGTTTGTTAGAGGAAATTTAAGATTAGTTTTAAGTGTAATTCAAAAATTTAATAACAGAGGGGAAAACATAGATGACTTATTTCAAATAGGATGTATAGGTCTTATAAAAGCAATTGATAATTTTGATTTAAGTCAAAATGTAAGATTTTCAACTTATGCGGTACCTATGATTATAGGAGAAATTAGAAGGTACTTAAGAGATAATAATCCTATAAGAGTAAGTAGGTCATTAAAAGATATTGCATATAAAGCATTACAAGTTAGAGAAAGATTAGTAAGAAATAATGCAAAGGAACCTACAGTATCAGAAATAGCAAAGGAGCTAGAATTACAAGTGGAAGATGTAGTTATGGCCCTAGATGCAATACAAGATCCTATATCATTATTTGATCCAGTATACCAAGACAATGGAGATGCAATATTTGTAATGGATCAAGTACAAGATAAAAAAGATACTGATGAAAATTGGTTACAAGAGATAGCTTTAAAAGAAGCTATAAAAAAATTAAATAGTAGGGAAAAGTTAGTATTAGATTTAAGATTTTACAAAGGAAGAACTCAAATTGAGGTAGCAGATGAAATAGGTATATCACAAGCACAAGTATCCAGAATAGAAAAAAATGCATTAAAAAATATGAAAAAATATATATAA